tgaaattgaggaGTAACGAAGAggccaaagaaaaaaatgaagaaggaaaaggcCAAAGGAAGAGGGTGGGTTATGGGACAGccaattttagatttttgaaaACCTATCAATTAATTCGTTTTCCATGGTAAAGAACAGAGCAAGAGTTACCTAGTTAAAAAGAGCAAGAGTTACCTAGTTAAAAAGAGCAAGAGTTAAAAAGTACAGTGTAATAGAAAAGAGCTTTTCAGaatttctttgtctccttgtctctcccctctcgacatctccttcatagcttcgtgagtgttattttaacaagttagtttcagagcgagcgtttatttctacaaattggtatagAGCAgattgttattttctacaaattagtatcagagcgaattttatttcaacagaaagcatatatatatcccgtgcTTCCAAGATGTACTCTCctcattctctgtattctctcttgttgtacatactcaagtcatcaataaaatctttagccaatatttctccttgaattttctctctcatgttctttgtgttcatcttgatcgagtatgtgcgttgttgagcgatcctaacacgTTTCTCGTCATTTTCCTTTAGTTCTTCGtcgtttctccttcctcttcaCCTCCCACGTGGTATTATGGATTGTAAACACCTATAACACATAGATCTGTGAGGGGCCAACCAATCCGAAATTCAAATCATCTTTTCTAACAACGAATCACATTGCTAAGGGGTGAAAGCCTACCTTATTCATGTGTATAGTCCTCGGTGATCCCTTTTGTGGTGTGAGTAGGTTGTTTCAACGTTGGATATGTGGGGTTTCTTTGCAGGTGGTTTTTGAGAAGGTTGAGGACCATTTTGGCGTTGTTTTGGTGAGTCGTGGGGATTGGGGAGAGTGTGTTTGAGAGGTATGCGAGAAATCTAGGGTTCATGTCTCTAGATCATCTTTAGGGTTCATCTCTAGATCATCATCTactcaaaatttgtaaccatcttAGAATAAATGTATGACATTAATTACAATTTGACTTTATTTTATAGGGGTTGAATAACATTTATTTCGCGTAAAGATGATGTTGGAGACTTGATGTACTTACCATAATGAGACCTAAtatgttatttattgtaaGTATGTGATGTAGATCTATGACAACCCCAAATACAAAGTCATTGGGAGCATATAAACTTGTGACACAATtcactccaaaaaaaatttcaaaattagtaTTGACGGATTATTGTGATAGCGATTGGAGTGGTAATGTTGATGGTAAAAAAAGTACATCAGATTACGTTCTTAATGTTGGTTGAGGTGTTTTTACTTACTTTTCCACGGGGTTCAAAGAAACAACTCattatttctctttctatcattgaagaagaatatatCTCATTATCTACTGCCGCATGGTTGAAGGAATTGAAACATACTATAGAgtgaaattgttttattttgtcatGCATTACTAAAGAATTCAACTTTTTTGTCGACGAAACAAAcatattataatcaaatatcATTTCATTAGAGACTTCTCCTACTTTAACAAAGTTGGCTTGAAGAACTGCTTAAGTCTAAATTAAGGGATAGACACATGTTGAATACATGAATAGTTTAATACGTTGATCACTATGTACATTGATGTGATGTATGCTCCTGTATTGGTGAAAAGTTACAATGtcttttgatatattttcCTATTAGTATAAATTTGTGAATGATTTGTCATTTTGTAGCGAGACAACAAAATTGAAGTCATTTGCAAAAAAACACTCTTAGGTTGACATGaataagaatataatttctcACGTCTCTTGAATTTATTGTGAGAATATTGTGTTTCTAACCGTGGAGAAGAAAGATTTGAGCTAAGGGAAGGGAGAATTGAGCTCACTTAGTCCTTTGAACATGACGAACACCTTGCATTTCACCCCTAGGCGACATTTAGGACCAGTCAAATTCCAATTTTCGACTAAAGATGAGTAGTTAAGGGAGTTCATTGTTACCTCGCCCAGATGTAGAATCAACCTAGATTTTTCAACAATTTCTTAACCTACTGAGTGACAAGAATCACACAAACATGAAGATTGTCAAGTTATTAGGAGTCTGGATTGTGTCAGTCTAATTCAACTTATAAACCTTTACGAGAGAAAAGGTATGACAACAATAGTCAAACTTGGTTAGTGAAcactatattatatttttgcttAAGAAATATTGTTGGattttttcaattacattaaaatatttaaattatttataaaaatataaaccgAGAAAACTCTTGGCAAGGAACTTGATCCCTaagaatttttatgaaaaatctTCGCTTCGATCTCGTTTAAAAATAGATGAAGGATTTCATGAAGACAAGAATGGAAAACGGTGACAAGGACGGGGACAAAGGAGCCTCACCTCGTGCACATCTTTATGCATCGAagctaaaaaaattctaaaaaatagaCTATTTCGAATAAGTTCAGACCATCACACTCCATacatattatatgatatgtgcatgTAATAAGAGATTACCTTTGCACGTAACACTCCTACCCAAAACCTCTAAGcagatgttttcttttaaataacaaatcgAGCTTTCACCCAGAAGAATAAACACAAGGACATACCAAAAACAAGTCCATGGAAGAAGCCCACAGCTCCCTGAAACGTGCAAGACGATGTTAGAACTGCATCGCAACACATCGAACACGATATTGGCATTACACATCAAGTAGATCCTTGTTCGTCGCGAGGGATCGACATGAAATATTCTCACTTCAgtgttacaaaaataataattaattcatgAACTAGAACATCATATTTTACAGAACCTAATCCAATCTTaagtaatttttaacttttgggAAACATACAGTGCAAAAAAATGAAGCAACCAGAAATACCTTCACATgcatatattatttgtttgattagATGAACATGAATATCTTCATACATCTCTTCTCTTTCACAAACCTCATATGGCGTTTAAGATCGtcgtataaaaatatttacccTCTTCCCGAATTCCCATGTCTCTGGCTTCTGAAATGGCTAAGAAGCGCTTGAGCCTGCGATTACCCGAATAATTAGTTAATGTACTCTCTAAGACGACTCTAATAAGTCCTTAAATTTTAACCGTAAGATATTGAAGAGAAGATTAAGCAATAAGCGCAGATTTGATGTACCTTTTCTTTGGCTCTAGCAGTGCCAGATTGAGACAATGCCACTAATGGTGGCACGGCTCCTTCTTGGAGCACCATACTGCAATGCCTACTGCTTGTTGTGCAAAGCTGCAATAATGCTGCTGCTGCattttcctttcctctcccAGAACCCAACTCGACGACCTCGACAAGAACAGGAATTCCACCTTCCTGACCAATTGCAGACCGACCCTCGGGAATCGTGGTGAGATTTGCCAACACAGCAACAGCCTTGTCAACCATTCCTGCAGCTGGGTCCATCAGCTCCACAAGATGCCTCACAGCTCCAGCTTGTACGATTCTAGCCTTGTTCTCGTGGAATATcgacaaattaaacaaagctGTAGCTGCATCCTTCTTTCCCCTGGGAGTTCCATTACCCAGTAATTCAACTAGAGGTCCTATTGCTCCAGACCTTCCAATTTTGACCTTGTTCTCTTCAATCACTGAGAGGCTAAAAAGAGTTGCTGCTGAGTTCTCCTTTGCTTCTGGGCTCCCAGTTTTAAGAACATGAATCAATGGTTCAATTGCATTAGCCTGGGCAATgacatttttgttattatcatTGATCGATAAGTTTAGAAGAGCTGTCACAGCATTCTCCTGTAGCTTCGAGTCTGCAGACAGGAGCAAATCAACCAAATATTCGATGGCCCCGGATTGAGCGATCACTATTCGATTATCCATGTTATGTCTGGCCAGTAGCCGCAGTTCAGCCGTAGCTCCTCTTAAAGTTTCAAGTGAACTGCTCTTTAATTCCTCTACCACTTTCTGAACTTGTGCTTCAATAGCAGAAAGATCAGGCCTCGTCTCATTAGCAGATGGTGCAATCATCTTAGAAGCAAACCTCTCTGATGGTCGGAGCCACATTGTATTACCTTGAGATCTTGGGTCAGCTAGTCTCGGTGGATGCTCCCGATCTGGTTCTCTGTGGTTGGTAGTCGAGGTAGCAGCCAAGGGCTCTGATTTACTCTCCCCAGCAGCATCACTGACAGATTCATTGGGTTCCCCTGAAGTTCCTTGAGAGAGATTAGTATTCGAGACTGCACTAGAGGTGGAGGCGGTCCTGTTATGACTATGAGACGGTTCATCCTCACCACTGGTATCTGGAACATTGGCTTTAGATGGTGACGTAGACGGTTTAGCGACCAAATCGtaaccattttcttccaatttggCCATTTGATCTTCCGAGCTTGATAGCAACAGTCTACTAACATCAATCTCACGTTCATCACCAGCATCATTTGATAAGGAATCCTCAGAGAAAGAGTGGGAGAGCAAAGAAGAACTTCCATCTCGATAGCTTACCCCAAGCGAGTTCATGTTCTTTCCTGAACCTGCAGACCTGGTTGACTGCGGGGACATCGGTTGGTAACCAGGGGAATGAGGAAAAATGGGCTCTCGATGGGTATCAGACTCAAAGTTCCCAGCGAGAACAGGCGAAAGCTGGTTTAAGTTCACCGACCTCGAGGGATCAGACAATTTTACATTGTTTGTCTCACACCAGTTTGCAATCAGAGCCTTAACAGTGTAATTTGGTATAAGATTCGTGTGAACCAACGTCTGTCTAGTCTTCGGGCAAACATTGAGCCCCAGATCGatccaatttttaataaatacccTCTCGTACGTCTGCCCCGATGCTACAATAACTGGATCTGTCATCAGTTCGAGAGAAAGAGGACAGCAGAAATCAGCAGGTATTGATACAGGACTAGAATTTTGGGATTGATTTATCATAATAAACCGTTCATGCATATGGGTTACAAGAGCAATCATTTGATCAATGCCCTCAGCTTCTTCAGTATTTTCAGCTTGTTCTGCACTCTCTTTCAACTTTTCAAGTGCTACAGCCTCAATTAAGATCTCCTGATTTGATCTCAAGCTCAGAAAATCCGCAAGTTTCACCAAAACATCTGAGCTGGGTGCAATGCCCTCTACTTCATTCCCTATGGCATCTTTAATAACGGAAGATATTTCTTCCTTTCCAAAATGCTTAATTTTTTGGACGCAGTGCTGCAATAATTAGTGATGCAGATAAAACATTACCCCAacagaaagaggaaaaatagaTGCTGCCCACAGGCTTTCACCTTCATAACGTTTATACTCCATAGTAAAAACCGAGCGAAAAAGACGATGAGTGAATAAGCTCGAAAAAGTCGAAACGTAAATCTTAAATCAGTATTACCTCAAGAGATGATGAACTCAATTCCTCCGGAAGATTTTCATTTGAAGACTGAAAAAGCTGGAATATATCTAAGCAAGATTTCCCAATCTTTGATATCAATGCTTCACTTTGCAATACCTTTGATCATACCCAAAGAAAGGGAAGTAAGGAGGGAGACAGAGAGACAGATATAAGGATAAGGTATtcataaaaaatgataataataaggAAAAGTGTAACTTACAAAGTATACTTTACTCGACAACGGTTGCCAATTTTCGAAGAGCGCCCTTAGTTCATCAATTGAATGATCGAGTTCTTCAAACGCCTTAGTAAGCTCTTCATCGGAAGCTATATCTGAATCAACAACTGCATCTAGTATTGGTCTCAATAGTTTGAAGATCCCTTCTATTTTGTGGAAGTACTTCAGAGTAGGTTGTAAATTTATGAAGTCAGTAGatgaaagttgaagaaatgatgaaatatGTCTGAGGAGTACTTTGAGTAATGATACCCCCATTGCACCTGCATCAATATGTGGAACAAAAACGTATTAAAAGTCGAAAATACTCTCGAAACACTTGGTTTCTTGTTATCTCGTAGTTCTGATATCGTTTATCTTTCAATGCATTTGGGTTCTATCATCACGTAACTCGAAAGTGGCTTTGTTCATCTTAAGAATGCCAGAGACCCAGAAAAAGTCATCCTATGCAACTAATATCAATATGAAATCAGAACAACGTACTgatatcaaatcaaaacagGCTAACTAAGAAGACAAGTAACTAGGAATGTATAAACGTGCTACAAGCCAAAGACCATCAACTGATTTTCCTAGTCCCTCCTTCCCTCTTTGTGCGATTTTAACCGAAGCTCCATCGTGCGATTTCAACCAAACAATTAAACAAGATAGTCGCTCTCTTAACGTAATTAGCCATAAAGTAGATCAGTCAAGCATCCTCTAGCAATAATAATTGCCAAAGCCACAAAGCCTTACTCCTATTCCTCACATTGCCAATACTCAACCAACCATAAGTAACAGGCCAGCGACTACATCTCTAGCCAAGTGACTTGCCACATCTAAACTTTGCCTTTCGCAAAACcctttatcttcttttctatCTTCCTATTTCCTCACAATAATCTTAGTAATGGGAGGCATAGAAAGAAAGTGGGAAGATCAGAAAGAATAGCTTAAGCTAGAGAGCCTTTCTTTCCAATTTGGctcccttttttccttttcttgttgcaggctccttttcttttgttggtcCTTCTTTTCTGACCCTTTTGTGGCTTTTCGATATTCCTCCATTCTTCTCATGGAAAAAAGAGATCGAGAAGGGTTTACCACCAAAACCATTCAACTCTTCTTTAAGAATAACATCCAGCACAAGCttggaaatgaagaaagatcAGATTTCAGGAAGATACTTCCGACTAAGCCGCGGGGGAGTCACGCTGCAGGTGTGCCACGTGATACAATCAGAGGCCGAAGCGTGTGCAGGCGGCTTCGGGCCGAGGTGCGGTAAGCGGATCGTGCGCAGGTATGCAGGTCAAGGTGCTAGGCTGCTGCAAGTTGGGCTAAGGCGCGCGGTTGGTTTTGGGCTGCAAGCGCTGGAATTGGGCTGAAGCAATGGATTGAGCCTCAGGTACTCGGCAATCGATCGGGCTGCAGACATGGGTCAACGTGTTTGGGCCGAAGGCGTGTTTGGTTATTGGACTGGGCTGCTGGTCATTGGGTTGTGGGTTGTGGCTGTCCATTGGGCCTGCTGCTAGCTGACTCAGTATCTTATTTCGTCTGGGATCCTCTTATTGTGAATCTATAATCCTTTATCTGAGCGTGGGTTGAACTATGAGTCGGGCCATCTGTGCTATAATCCTCTCAGTCACTACAACTATGTCAGCTCTCTTGAGATCCTCTTGTACTTGTGGTTTCCTTGTGATAAGGGTCGACGAGTATGTCGTTTTACGACTTAGGGCATCTGCGCCCATATTTGCCTTTCcagggtggtactggatatctaTATCGTAGTCCTTCACTAATTTCAACCACCTTCGTTATCTCATTTTCAGTTCTTTTTGGGTGAAGAAGTATTTTAGGCTTTTATAGTCGGTGTAGATTTGGGTCTTTTCTCCATACAAGTAGTGTTGTTGCCAAATCTTTAATGCGAATACTACTACAGCCAATTCTAATTCGTGCGTAGGATAGTTTTTCTCGTATTCTTTCAATTGGCGTGACACATACGCAACAACCTTACCGTGTTGCATCAATACACACCCTAATCCCTTTTTGGATGCATCGTTGTAGATTACATATCCCTCTGAACTTTCTGGGACCGTGAGCACTGAAGCTGACACTAGTCTTTGTTTTAGGTCTAGAAACTGACCTCACATGCGTCATTCCATACAAAAGGTACGCCCTTTCTTGTCAACTGTGTAAAAGGCGAGGCTATTTGAACGAAGTCTTAAACAAATCTTCGATAGTAGCCTGCTAACCCCAGGAAAATTCGTACCTCTGTAACCGTTGTTAGGCGTTCCCATTTAGTGACGACTTCTATCTTAGTAGGGTCCACTGAAATCTCATCCTTAGATACTACGTGTCCTAAGAATGAGACTTGTCGTAGCCAAAATTCACATTTGGAGAACTTGGCGTACAACTTGTTCTCCCTTAAGATAGTTAGGCTTTTCGGAAGTGTTCCTGGTGTTCTTGATCCATTTTCGAGTATATCAGGATGTCATCTATGAACACAATAACAAACGCATCTAGACACTCCTTAAATacccaattaattaattccatGAACATAGCTAGGGCGTTGGTGAGGCCAAATGACATCACTACAAACTCGTAGTGGCCATATCTTGTTCGAAAGGTTGTTTTCGGTACATCTCCTTCCATAATCTTAATCTAGTGATAGCCTAATCGAAGGtctatcttagaaaatatcGTCGTCTCTCGGAATTGGTTGAATAAGTCCTCGATGCAAGGGAGtgggtatttgttctttattgttCTCTTGTTTAGCTCGCATAGTCAATACATAAGCACATCGAgctgtcttttttttttcacaaacaACATCGGCGCACCCCAAGAGGATATGCTAGGTCGGATGAAACTCTTGCTTAGTAGGTCTTATAGTtgtatttttagtttttttaattctgttgGAGCCAGTCTAGTTCCTGGTTCGAGTTCTATCCCAAAATCTACAACTCGTGAAAGAGGAAATCCTGGTAAATCCTTGGGGAAGATATTCGAGAATTCGTTTACTATGGGTATCGTATACATCgctttctcctttccttttatGTCTACTGCACAGGCTAGTATAGCTCACCCTCCTTGTTGTACCAAGCGTTTGGTTTTCATCATCAACACTATCTTTGGGGTAGTTCCCGTGCAGGTTCCTTTATACTTAATATTGTGTTTGGTTGGTGGCAAAAATACGACTTCCTTCTTGTGGCAATCTATATTCGCATAGTTCTCAACTAACCAGTCAATTCCTAATATAACATGAAAATCCGTCATACTCACTACTTTCAGGTCTACGCTTATGGTTCGTCCATCTACTATTATTTGTCCATCATTTATCCTATTCTCAGTAACTAAATCTAACCCTGTTGGGTACTAACAAATAACACATGCAATAAGGGTTTTACTGTGAACCCTGTTTGACTAACAAAAGGCATGGATATAAAGGAATGCGTAGAACCAGAATCAAATAACGTTAATGCATAATGTTCCAATATAGATAGCGTACCTGTCACCACGGTGTTAGATGTTCCAGCGTCTCtactagtagatgcatttgcCTTTGCCTGCGAGCAGGTTTGCACAGTTCGCTCGCCACTGTCTGGACCTCTAGGTGATTCTACTGGATTCTTGGTACCCTTCCCAGTACCGTATTTGGCTGTGTGACCTTCATAACCACATCTGAAACATATCATCGAACTTGCCATACATTTACCCCAATGCTCCTCGCATTCGCGACATTAAGGCTTCTCACGTCTTTGACCCCTCTCTCTATCTCTGGGTGTCTATCTACATGTTGGGCAAGATGTCTATCATCATATCGAGTCCTTCACGCCGGTGGTCGATAGTCTGTCTATCTATCTAGGTTCATACAGGCGTTACCTTCCAACAGTGACTACTGGTTCTCGACGCCTTTCTTCTTGAGGCTTTTCCAAGACTTTGGCTATTCTTAGTGCCTCCTCATACGTCTTTGGGTTTATGACTTCTACACTATGCAGCGGATCTTCGAGTCTAGGCCCAAAACAAATTTCTCGGTCATCTTTTCTTCAGTGTACACTAATGACGGCACGAAACCCTTTTAGCCTCATAAATTCCCTGTCATATTGGTCCACTGAGTGTTCACCTTGAGTCAGAAGGGTGAGCTCCTATTGTATCTTAAGTCGAGCCGCCTTGGGATAATATTGCTTTAGGAAGGCCTCCTTAAACCAATCCCACGTCATGATTCCCCCTCTTGGGTTAATACTATTCTTATTGTCCATCCACCATAATTCCGCGTCTTTTTGCAGCATAAATGACGCACAGAGTACCTTATAGTTGTCCGGACATTCCATGGACAGAAAAAATGGTTTCTATGGATAAAATCCACATTTGGGCTTCTGTTGGATCTCTCGTAAAACTGGTGAATGGGCGCGGATCAAACTCCTTGAAGTCCTCTAGCAAGTCTACTCCACTAGTAGATCGTGAGTTGTTAGCTTGTTGAATGACCATCATGGCATGCATCATGGCCTGAAATGACTCTCATAACAAATTAGTAGTGAGATCTATTCCAACTGCTGGTGCTGCTGGAGGTGGTGAAGCTTGTGGTGGTACAGCTTGAGGAGCGCAGTAGTAGGATCTATTCCAATCGCTGGAGGTGGGTGCAGCTTGAGGCGGCGTAGTTGCGACCGTCCAAGTTACTGACCTTTCTCAAGACAGGCTCTCTTCAGCCTCACATCTTCCTCTACCTCTAATAGGGGGTCGTCCCCTTcctcgtcttcctcttctaCGTCCTCTGGGCGacatggttctagaaaccaagatAATTCTATTTAAGTTTATTGTTTACTAACAATACAATATCATATTCTACATCAAAATTCATACAGTATAGCAAGCATATAATAGCGACATTAAATCAAACATCATGCCataacatataatataattaaagttCGTCAATTTACATGGTACATAAAATTTGATACTTAGAACCAATCACAATAAATGCTACATAAcatttcttatcttatgcatGGCGTACCAGTACAGGGCATCGACGATTGGACCATGGAACATGTcaagcctacatcgtaggctagtctacaagatCTATAACTTAGAGCTATGATCCCAACATTATATTCTATTCTTTGAAATCGATGCTCCATTGCATCGAGtcatctttcttcttgacACTAAACGTTGACACATCCAAAGGAAGTACGCTAGGACAAATAAAGCCTTTGCCCAATAAGTCTTGTAATTGCGTCTTAAGTTCCTTTAATCTTGCTAGTGCCCCACGATAAGGCTTTCGAAATGGGTTAAATTCCCGATTCAGGGATGGGGTATTCTTGATAGGTCTTTTCtagtatcagagttagacaccgagcgatgtgccagcgaggaggttgagccccgaagctgtggacacgaggcggtgtgccagcaaggatgttgggccctgaagggtgggggattgtgagatcccacattggtcaggaaggagaacaaaacattctttataagagtgtggaaacctctccctagcatacgcgttttaaaaactttgagaggaagcccgaaagggaaagctaaaaaaggacaatatcggctagtggtgagcttggaccgttacaaataactgtaacgaccctagatgTCCATTAATCTAAAGTCACTACTGCCATCATCATCTATAGTCATACGcagaattaaacatttaaaacttcatcttaaaacactggcatggacttacgtgttcgaaaacatttttaaaatgacacaacGAAATACTAATTGAAACAAATAagtgttaaaattaaaaacaccctattctaacctaagtctaagaaaacaAGGAAGCGTAGACAGTTCGTCCTCTACAACTAGGCCGACTGTCAACTAGGCTGGACTGGTACTGGGTTGCAGATGGCTCTGCTGAGTTGCGTGAGGAAGTTGGGTTGTAGGTCGTGGGATCACGGGTTGCCCAAGTTCGACCCGACCTAACATGTTGTCTTCTTCGCCCGAATTCACACGTTTTCCAGATCTCCTCTCTCTTCTAGCGGCTGTATTCCGACGTTCTTCTCCTCGATATCTAACGGATAAAACACGTACCGATCTGCCTTCCATCTTCACGATGTCATAGGACCATTTAATTGCCTAAAACATAGATCCATTGATTATAGTTTCCATGGGTTTGAACTTTGCCGACGACGAGACAAAAACCCAACGTTTTGCTTCCTACGTACCCAAAGTTGTCACTGCCTTGTCCCTACTTATGCGTGTACTCTGAAGGATCATCATGTCTTGTCGACGTCGTGCTCGtcggaaaacaaaaaaccaactCTTCGTCCAAAAACAAAGCACAAggccttttttcttctttttgataAAAGGCTAACTtgcattgagaaaaataaaagaatacaagacatgcaaaaaaaacaaagtccaCAAAAGGGAGCAGCCCTCAAGAAAGGGACTCCcatcaagaaaaataagacCCAGATCAAGACTAGGAGAGATGATCCCAAGGACGAGAAGAAATTGAATCCATACACTCGATCCAGCTTGACTAAGAATCTCGAAAGGGCTTTTGAAAATCTACTGCT
The Cucurbita pepo subsp. pepo cultivar mu-cu-16 chromosome LG16, ASM280686v2, whole genome shotgun sequence genome window above contains:
- the LOC111777667 gene encoding U-box domain-containing protein 4-like isoform X1, whose amino-acid sequence is MASSMICFRCGYEGHTAKYGTGKGTKNPVESPRGPDSGERTVQTCSQAKANASTSRDAGTSNTVVTGAMGVSLLKVLLRHISSFLQLSSTDFINLQPTLKYFHKIEGIFKLLRPILDAVVDSDIASDEELTKAFEELDHSIDELRALFENWQPLSSKVYFVLQSEALISKIGKSCLDIFQLFQSSNENLPEELSSSSLEHCVQKIKHFGKEEISSVIKDAIGNEVEGIAPSSDVLVKLADFLSLRSNQEILIEAVALEKLKESAEQAENTEEAEGIDQMIALVTHMHERFIMINQSQNSSPVSIPADFCCPLSLELMTDPVIVASGQTYERVFIKNWIDLGLNVCPKTRQTLVHTNLIPNYTVKALIANWCETNNVKLSDPSRSVNLNQLSPVLAGNFESDTHREPIFPHSPGYQPMSPQSTRSAGSGKNMNSLGVSYRDGSSSLLSHSFSEDSLSNDAGDEREIDVSRLLLSSSEDQMAKLEENGYDLVAKPSTSPSKANVPDTSGEDEPSHSHNRTASTSSAVSNTNLSQGTSGEPNESVSDAAGESKSEPLAATSTTNHREPDREHPPRLADPRSQGNTMWLRPSERFASKMIAPSANETRPDLSAIEAQVQKVVEELKSSSLETLRGATAELRLLARHNMDNRIVIAQSGAIEYLVDLLLSADSKLQENAVTALLNLSINDNNKNVIAQANAIEPLIHVLKTGSPEAKENSAATLFSLSVIEENKVKIGRSGAIGPLVELLGNGTPRGKKDAATALFNLSIFHENKARIVQAGAVRHLVELMDPAAGMVDKAVAVLANLTTIPEGRSAIGQEGGIPVLVEVVELGSGRGKENAAAALLQLCTTSSRHCSMVLQEGAVPPLVALSQSGTARAKEKAQALLSHFRSQRHGNSGRG
- the LOC111777667 gene encoding U-box domain-containing protein 4-like isoform X2; this encodes MGVSLLKVLLRHISSFLQLSSTDFINLQPTLKYFHKIEGIFKLLRPILDAVVDSDIASDEELTKAFEELDHSIDELRALFENWQPLSSKVYFVLQSEALISKIGKSCLDIFQLFQSSNENLPEELSSSSLEHCVQKIKHFGKEEISSVIKDAIGNEVEGIAPSSDVLVKLADFLSLRSNQEILIEAVALEKLKESAEQAENTEEAEGIDQMIALVTHMHERFIMINQSQNSSPVSIPADFCCPLSLELMTDPVIVASGQTYERVFIKNWIDLGLNVCPKTRQTLVHTNLIPNYTVKALIANWCETNNVKLSDPSRSVNLNQLSPVLAGNFESDTHREPIFPHSPGYQPMSPQSTRSAGSGKNMNSLGVSYRDGSSSLLSHSFSEDSLSNDAGDEREIDVSRLLLSSSEDQMAKLEENGYDLVAKPSTSPSKANVPDTSGEDEPSHSHNRTASTSSAVSNTNLSQGTSGEPNESVSDAAGESKSEPLAATSTTNHREPDREHPPRLADPRSQGNTMWLRPSERFASKMIAPSANETRPDLSAIEAQVQKVVEELKSSSLETLRGATAELRLLARHNMDNRIVIAQSGAIEYLVDLLLSADSKLQENAVTALLNLSINDNNKNVIAQANAIEPLIHVLKTGSPEAKENSAATLFSLSVIEENKVKIGRSGAIGPLVELLGNGTPRGKKDAATALFNLSIFHENKARIVQAGAVRHLVELMDPAAGMVDKAVAVLANLTTIPEGRSAIGQEGGIPVLVEVVELGSGRGKENAAAALLQLCTTSSRHCSMVLQEGAVPPLVALSQSGTARAKEKAQALLSHFRSQRHGNSGRG